In the Deltaproteobacteria bacterium genome, one interval contains:
- a CDS encoding PilZ domain-containing protein, with protein sequence MDPLKQKGEDPERRSESRKIVDDYYSVEFNLSRELPVHQFRVRDMSPLGLGILVNESSEVLKRLTVGDALEMKFNPIKGSDEAECLKTEIRHITRMDKGRFRGHYLVGIQILERSEG encoded by the coding sequence ATGGATCCACTGAAGCAGAAGGGGGAGGACCCGGAGAGGAGATCCGAATCTCGAAAGATTGTGGATGATTACTACAGCGTAGAGTTTAACCTCAGCCGTGAACTCCCTGTTCATCAGTTCAGGGTGCGGGATATGTCGCCCCTGGGCCTCGGCATCCTGGTCAATGAAAGTTCCGAAGTCCTGAAGCGGTTAACCGTGGGAGATGCATTGGAGATGAAATTTAATCCAATTAAAGGGTCGGATGAGGCGGAATGCCTGAAGACGGAAATCCGGCATATTACCCGGATGGACAAGGGTAGATTCAGGGGGCATTATTTAGTGGGGATTCAGATCCTGGAACGGTCGGAAGGCTAG
- a CDS encoding OsmC family protein — MGEQQMVNGVNVEALFKTIDTVKQEPDIAKFKFRATNTWVSGTHCQATIKDFYGALKEDDSRPPVTYDMDEPPVLLGNNDGRNPVEYLLVALSGCLTTSLVAHASAKGIKIKGVQSRYEGDIDLRGFLGISEEVPVGYQEIRVYFKIDADVSDEQKEEMIKMAQKYSPVFNTITKSAPVAVHLET, encoded by the coding sequence ATGGGAGAACAACAGATGGTAAACGGGGTAAATGTGGAGGCATTATTCAAGACCATAGATACCGTAAAACAGGAACCGGACATTGCAAAGTTCAAATTTCGGGCGACCAATACGTGGGTCAGCGGAACCCATTGTCAAGCCACCATTAAAGATTTCTATGGGGCCCTGAAGGAGGACGATTCCCGCCCCCCGGTGACTTATGACATGGATGAACCGCCCGTGCTGCTGGGAAATAACGATGGAAGAAATCCCGTTGAATATCTCCTGGTCGCCCTCTCGGGTTGCCTCACCACAAGCCTGGTGGCCCACGCATCCGCCAAAGGGATTAAGATTAAAGGGGTGCAGTCGAGATACGAGGGCGATATAGATCTCCGCGGGTTTCTCGGGATTTCCGAGGAGGTGCCTGTGGGGTATCAGGAAATCCGGGTGTACTTCAAGATCGATGCGGATGTTTCGGATGAGCAGAAGGAAGAGATGATCAAGATGGCCCAAAAGTATTCGCCTGTCTTCAATACCATCACGAAGTCTGCGCCGGTCGCCGTGCATTTGGAAACATAG